A single Ketogulonicigenium vulgare WSH-001 DNA region contains:
- a CDS encoding GNAT family N-acetyltransferase: MRLIRARAGDAARLADIRVAAMRDSLMAVGRFDEARARARLLDNFTPADTMLIYIGDLMGFYVLRPREGHLYLDHLYLKPEHQGQGVGRQVIAHLQGMGQVIRLIALQDSAAAGFYAACGFRLLSSDGLDSQFEWQPE; the protein is encoded by the coding sequence ATGCGGCTGATCCGCGCGCGGGCCGGGGATGCGGCCCGCCTTGCCGATATCCGTGTCGCTGCGATGCGCGACAGCCTGATGGCTGTGGGCCGGTTCGACGAGGCCCGCGCCCGTGCGCGGCTGCTGGATAATTTCACGCCTGCGGACACCATGCTGATCTATATCGGCGATCTGATGGGGTTCTATGTGCTGCGCCCGCGCGAGGGTCACCTTTACCTCGACCATCTTTACCTAAAACCCGAGCATCAGGGGCAGGGCGTCGGGCGGCAGGTGATCGCGCATTTGCAAGGAATGGGGCAGGTGATCCGCCTGATCGCGCTGCAAGACAGTGCGGCGGCGGGGTTCTATGCCGCTTGCGGCTTTCGCCTGCTGTCCTCGGATGGGTTGGACAGCCAATTTGAGTGGCAACCGGAATGA
- the ilvC gene encoding ketol-acid reductoisomerase — MDSLSPSRPLGQLDPRMKTMRVYYDRDCDVNLIKDTKVAILGYGSQGHAHALNLRDSGAKNLVVALREGSPSAAKAEAEGLKVMGIAEAAAWADLIMFTMPDELQAETYKKYVHDNLREGAAIAFAHGLNVHFGLIEPKPGVDVIMMAPKGPGHTVRGEYTKGGGVPCLVAVHNNATGRAMELGLSYCSAIGGGRSGIIETNFRQECETDLFGEQAVLCGGLVELIRMGFETLVEAGYEPEMAYFECLHEVKLIVDLIYEGGIANMNYSISNTAEYGEYVSGPRILPYDETKARMKAVLTDIQTGKFVRDFMQENAVGQPFFKATRRINDEHQIEQVGEKLRAMMPWISKGKMVDKARN, encoded by the coding sequence ATGGATAGTTTATCGCCATCAAGGCCGCTTGGCCAGCTAGACCCAAGGATGAAGACAATGCGCGTTTATTATGACCGTGACTGTGATGTGAACCTGATCAAGGACACCAAGGTCGCCATTCTTGGCTATGGCAGCCAAGGCCACGCCCATGCGCTGAACCTGCGCGATTCGGGTGCGAAAAATCTGGTTGTTGCCCTGCGCGAGGGCAGCCCCTCGGCCGCCAAGGCAGAGGCAGAGGGCCTGAAGGTGATGGGCATCGCCGAGGCTGCCGCCTGGGCCGATCTGATCATGTTCACCATGCCGGACGAGCTGCAGGCCGAGACCTATAAGAAATACGTGCATGACAACCTGCGCGAAGGCGCGGCGATTGCCTTTGCCCATGGCCTGAACGTGCACTTCGGCCTGATCGAGCCGAAACCCGGCGTTGACGTCATCATGATGGCGCCCAAAGGCCCCGGCCATACCGTGCGCGGCGAATATACCAAAGGCGGCGGCGTGCCCTGCCTGGTGGCGGTGCACAACAACGCCACCGGCCGCGCGATGGAGCTGGGCCTGTCCTATTGCTCGGCGATCGGTGGCGGTCGCTCGGGCATCATCGAGACGAACTTCCGTCAAGAATGCGAGACCGACCTGTTCGGCGAGCAAGCCGTTCTGTGTGGCGGTCTGGTCGAGCTGATCCGCATGGGTTTTGAAACGCTGGTCGAGGCTGGCTACGAGCCCGAAATGGCCTATTTCGAATGCCTGCACGAAGTGAAGCTGATCGTAGATCTGATCTATGAAGGCGGCATCGCCAACATGAACTATTCGATCAGCAACACCGCAGAATACGGCGAATATGTCAGCGGCCCGCGCATCCTGCCCTATGACGAGACCAAGGCCCGCATGAAAGCCGTGCTGACCGACATCCAGACCGGCAAATTCGTGCGTGACTTCATGCAGGAAAACGCTGTCGGCCAGCCCTTCTTCAAGGCGACCCGCCGCATCAACGACGAACACCAGATCGAGCAGGTCGGTGAAAAGCTGCGCGCGATGATGCCCTGGATTTCCAAGGGCAAGATGGTCGACAAGGCCCGCAACTAA
- a CDS encoding Lrp/AsnC family transcriptional regulator translates to MLDDIDRRLLRLLQDDPSLGNNELAELTGMTAPAVWRRLEKLREAKVIAGQVAVIDWRALGYEVEVSLRITLDKTAPRAFEDFAAAARQVPEVIEIQTFLGRVDLRLSVIARSLRDYQAIYHDRLLNLPHILEIESLMTIAQIKNDESLPL, encoded by the coding sequence ATGCTTGACGATATCGACCGCCGCCTTTTGCGATTATTACAAGATGATCCCTCTTTGGGTAATAATGAACTGGCAGAGCTGACCGGCATGACCGCGCCCGCTGTCTGGCGGCGGCTGGAAAAGCTGCGCGAGGCCAAGGTCATCGCGGGGCAGGTGGCGGTGATCGACTGGCGTGCGCTGGGCTATGAGGTCGAGGTGTCATTGCGGATCACGCTGGACAAGACCGCTCCGCGCGCCTTTGAGGATTTCGCCGCCGCCGCCCGCCAAGTGCCCGAGGTGATCGAGATTCAGACCTTCCTTGGCCGGGTCGATCTGCGGCTATCTGTGATCGCGCGCAGCCTGCGCGACTATCAGGCGATCTATCACGACCGGCTGCTGAACCTGCCGCATATTCTGGAAATCGAATCCCTGATGACCATCGCCCAGATCAAAAACGATGAAAGCCTGCCGCTATGA
- a CDS encoding Lrp/AsnC family transcriptional regulator translates to MIEIDGIDRQILRLLVQDASQPASAIGRKLGLSQPAAWRRVNRLQEAGVIARKRLVLDKEALGFGVTVFLGVKLAARGRVGVDDFERAVTAIREVQLVEHVLGLFDYRLRVVARDLADFERVLRRRILTLPGVGNVEANVLLSEERLPGPL, encoded by the coding sequence ATGATCGAGATTGACGGCATCGATCGTCAAATCCTGCGCCTGCTGGTGCAGGATGCAAGCCAGCCCGCCAGCGCCATCGGGCGCAAGCTGGGCCTGTCGCAACCCGCCGCATGGCGGCGCGTCAACCGGCTGCAAGAGGCGGGTGTGATTGCGCGCAAACGCCTTGTGCTGGACAAAGAAGCGCTGGGCTTTGGCGTGACGGTGTTTCTGGGCGTCAAGCTTGCCGCGCGCGGGCGGGTGGGTGTCGATGATTTCGAGCGCGCCGTGACCGCCATCCGCGAGGTGCAATTGGTCGAACATGTGCTGGGCCTGTTCGATTACCGCCTGCGTGTCGTTGCCCGCGATCTGGCTGATTTTGAACGTGTGTTGCGCCGCCGTATCCTGACCTTGCCCGGCGTCGGCAATGTCGAGGCGAATGTCCTGCTGTCCGAGGAGCGCTTGCCCGGCCCGCTTTAA
- a CDS encoding FAD-dependent monooxygenase has product MSSVDIVIAGGGVAGLTAAAAFGAAGYTVVLADPAPAVAAQNDQRTTAFLQPARALLEQAGVWPLIAGDAADLRVMRIVDAAKQPAVSADFVSDEISDQPFGWNFPNALLRAKLLERIAALPQVQIRFATRYESHLAQDADVRVQLSDGIVRARLLIGADGRASNVREQAGIKARASSFAQKAVVFSVTHSQPHDNVSIEVHRSGGPFTLVPLPDRDGKPCSSVVWMENGARAEDLMALDDAAFIAAAQDRSADVLGQMALASKRQLWPIIAQRAAHITAPRVALMAEAAHVMPPIGAQGLNMSLADLAALLDLATPAGLGGGTMLRAYARRREADIALRMAGVAALNHASIAALPGIGALRARGLRAIHGPKVIRQALMRLGLGVR; this is encoded by the coding sequence ATGTCTAGCGTCGATATCGTCATCGCAGGCGGCGGCGTGGCGGGATTGACAGCGGCGGCCGCCTTTGGTGCGGCGGGCTATACCGTCGTGCTGGCCGACCCTGCTCCGGCCGTCGCGGCCCAAAATGATCAACGCACAACCGCGTTTTTGCAGCCCGCCCGCGCGCTGCTGGAACAGGCGGGCGTCTGGCCACTGATCGCGGGGGATGCCGCGGATTTGCGCGTCATGCGCATCGTCGATGCCGCCAAGCAGCCAGCGGTATCCGCCGATTTCGTCAGCGACGAGATTTCCGACCAGCCCTTTGGCTGGAATTTCCCCAATGCGCTGCTGCGGGCAAAGCTGCTGGAACGGATCGCCGCGCTGCCGCAGGTGCAGATCCGCTTTGCGACGCGCTATGAAAGCCACCTTGCCCAAGATGCAGATGTGCGCGTGCAATTATCGGACGGTATCGTGAGAGCGCGCCTGCTGATCGGGGCGGACGGGCGCGCATCAAACGTGCGCGAACAGGCCGGGATCAAGGCGCGGGCCAGCAGTTTCGCCCAAAAGGCGGTGGTGTTCTCCGTCACGCATAGCCAGCCGCATGACAATGTCTCGATCGAGGTGCACCGCAGTGGCGGGCCGTTCACGCTGGTGCCGCTGCCGGATCGGGACGGCAAACCCTGTTCCTCGGTCGTTTGGATGGAAAACGGGGCGCGCGCCGAAGACCTGATGGCGCTGGACGACGCCGCTTTCATCGCCGCCGCGCAGGATCGATCCGCCGATGTGCTGGGGCAGATGGCGCTGGCGTCAAAACGGCAACTTTGGCCGATCATCGCGCAGCGCGCCGCCCATATCACCGCGCCGCGTGTGGCGCTGATGGCCGAGGCCGCGCATGTCATGCCGCCTATCGGCGCGCAAGGGCTGAACATGTCGCTGGCCGATCTTGCCGCGCTGCTGGATCTGGCGACGCCCGCGGGCCTTGGCGGTGGGACAATGCTGCGCGCCTATGCCCGCCGGCGCGAAGCGGATATCGCGCTGCGGATGGCGGGGGTTGCGGCGCTGAACCATGCCTCGATCGCGGCACTGCCGGGGATTGGCGCGCTGCGGGCGCGAGGGTTGCGGGCGATCCACGGGCCGAAAGTGATCCGCCAAGCCCTGATGCGCCTTGGCCTTGGCGTGCGTTAA
- a CDS encoding pyrimidine 5'-nucleotidase yields the protein MSEILKPAPRAVMNHVNVWVFDLDNTLYPPEATLFDQIRARMRDYVIRELRLSPADADTLRDGYWHRYGTTLAGLMAEHGIAPEPFLDEVHDIDFSCLCADVQLATQIAALPGRKIIFTNAAQGYANKVLKARGLDGLFDGVFGISQTGYCPKPERAAYDIVIRDAGFDATRAAMFEDDPRNLLVPNSMGMRTVLVGSTSVAPHIDFSAPDVGNFLSQLQHV from the coding sequence ATGAGCGAAATTCTAAAGCCCGCCCCGCGCGCAGTCATGAATCACGTGAATGTCTGGGTCTTTGACCTCGACAATACCCTTTATCCGCCAGAGGCGACATTATTTGACCAAATCCGTGCCCGGATGCGGGATTATGTGATCCGCGAGCTGCGCCTGAGCCCGGCGGATGCGGACACATTGCGCGATGGCTATTGGCATCGCTATGGCACGACGCTGGCGGGTTTGATGGCCGAACATGGCATCGCGCCCGAGCCTTTCCTAGACGAAGTGCATGATATTGATTTTTCATGTCTTTGCGCCGATGTGCAGCTGGCGACGCAGATCGCGGCCCTGCCCGGTCGCAAGATTATCTTTACCAATGCGGCGCAAGGCTATGCGAACAAAGTACTGAAAGCGCGCGGTCTGGACGGGTTGTTCGACGGTGTTTTCGGCATCTCGCAAACCGGCTATTGCCCAAAACCCGAACGCGCCGCCTATGACATCGTGATCCGCGATGCGGGCTTTGATGCGACCCGCGCCGCCATGTTCGAAGATGACCCCCGCAACCTGTTGGTGCCCAATAGCATGGGGATGCGGACGGTGCTGGTCGGATCAACCTCGGTCGCGCCACATATTGATTTTTCTGCGCCCGATGTCGGGAATTTCCTGTCGCAGTTGCAACATGTCTAG
- a CDS encoding GntR family transcriptional regulator has translation MTENKPNQGDAYGQILEAIDSGIYRPGDRLVENELAERFGMSRTPIREALQRLETQALLSRDGRSLIVASLDHNQLSELYVVRSTLEGLAARLAARHATPEEVRVLREMLEDDLLLTGDPAALARTNRRFHRQIHLASHNRFLVQQLDLVHRSMALLASSSLEVEGRSQAAMDEHAAVVVAIEAGDGETAEAALREHISRAYRTRLKVDALKAENSGLL, from the coding sequence ATGACGGAAAATAAGCCAAATCAGGGGGATGCTTACGGTCAGATCCTTGAGGCGATTGACAGCGGCATTTATCGCCCCGGTGACCGTCTGGTCGAGAATGAATTGGCCGAACGTTTCGGCATGTCGCGCACCCCGATCCGCGAGGCGTTGCAGCGCCTTGAGACTCAGGCGCTGCTGTCGCGCGATGGACGCTCGCTGATCGTCGCCTCGCTCGATCATAACCAATTGTCTGAGCTTTATGTGGTGCGCAGCACGCTTGAGGGGCTGGCCGCCCGTCTTGCCGCCCGCCACGCCACGCCCGAGGAAGTCCGCGTCCTGCGCGAGATGTTGGAGGATGATCTGCTGCTGACAGGTGATCCGGCGGCGCTGGCGCGTACGAACCGGCGGTTCCACCGTCAAATTCACCTCGCCTCGCACAACCGGTTTTTGGTGCAGCAGTTGGATCTTGTGCATCGCTCGATGGCGCTGCTGGCCAGCTCGTCGCTGGAGGTTGAGGGGCGCTCGCAGGCTGCGATGGACGAACATGCCGCTGTTGTCGTCGCGATAGAGGCGGGGGACGGCGAAACGGCCGAGGCGGCGCTGCGCGAGCATATTTCGCGCGCCTATCGCACTCGGCTCAAGGTCGATGCGCTAAAGGCCGAGAATAGCGGGCTTTTATAG
- a CDS encoding glycosyltransferase family 2 protein, whose amino-acid sequence MADSAAGFATDQLPGGRPDPELLDRFGADEAAAMGLMPWRRQGAAVIVATSGAPDAAALIRLRQVFGRTALHMLPPRVFEREVAPLYQRQAISAAERLLPLAQSCRTILHSYGLQYTALAVVAALAIAPGPSFAALCIIAGGLCIANALLKLVCALAAGRLPPAPPPLPDDELPVFTIFVPLLFEEDIAGHLLARFEKLDYPRDRLDLCLLTEDHDEMTRSALRAVCLPAWVRVIEAPLGTIRTKPRAMNYALPQARGSLIGIYDAEDNPAPDHLRRVAAEFAMRGPQVACLQGKLDYFNANANFITRCFTLEYAVWFRLFLPGLGRLGFVVPLGGTTLFLRESVIRALHGWDAHNVTEDADLGVRITRAGYRTEIIDITTMEEANGRAWPWVKQRSRWLKGFAMTWATHMRDPAALLRDLGARRFLVLQIMLLGMLVQTLLAPLLWSMWLIVLQIPHPLTGLLPAWVLVFAASAFIAAELVQLVTFSIGAIRARKAWLIPWAPTMHLYFPLATLALIKALAEMVTRPHYWDKTQHGFYKPPASS is encoded by the coding sequence ATGGCGGATAGCGCCGCAGGCTTTGCGACAGATCAACTGCCGGGCGGTCGGCCAGATCCGGAATTATTGGACCGCTTTGGCGCGGACGAGGCTGCGGCAATGGGCCTTATGCCATGGCGCAGGCAGGGCGCTGCGGTCATCGTCGCCACCAGCGGCGCACCAGATGCTGCCGCGCTGATCCGACTGCGACAAGTCTTTGGCCGCACCGCGCTGCACATGCTGCCGCCGCGCGTTTTCGAGCGTGAGGTCGCCCCCCTCTATCAACGCCAGGCCATCTCTGCCGCCGAACGCCTGCTGCCCCTTGCACAAAGCTGCCGCACGATCCTGCATTCCTATGGGCTGCAATATACCGCGCTGGCCGTGGTGGCGGCGCTGGCCATTGCGCCCGGCCCCAGTTTTGCCGCCCTTTGTATCATCGCGGGCGGCCTGTGCATCGCGAACGCGCTGCTAAAACTGGTCTGTGCGCTGGCCGCAGGTCGCCTGCCGCCCGCCCCGCCGCCCCTGCCCGATGACGAGCTGCCCGTCTTTACCATCTTCGTCCCCCTGCTGTTCGAAGAGGATATCGCAGGCCATTTGCTGGCCCGGTTTGAAAAGCTGGATTATCCGCGCGACCGGCTGGATCTGTGCCTGCTGACCGAGGATCATGACGAGATGACCCGCAGCGCGCTGCGGGCCGTATGCCTGCCCGCATGGGTGCGCGTGATCGAGGCGCCGCTGGGCACCATCCGCACCAAGCCCCGCGCGATGAACTATGCCCTGCCGCAAGCGCGCGGCAGCCTGATCGGCATCTATGACGCCGAGGACAACCCCGCCCCCGATCATCTGCGCCGCGTCGCCGCCGAATTTGCAATGCGCGGGCCGCAAGTCGCGTGTTTGCAAGGCAAATTGGATTACTTCAATGCCAATGCGAATTTTATAACCCGCTGTTTCACGCTGGAATATGCGGTCTGGTTCCGCCTGTTCCTGCCCGGCCTTGGGCGGCTGGGATTTGTTGTGCCATTGGGTGGCACGACGCTGTTTTTACGCGAATCCGTCATCCGCGCGCTGCATGGGTGGGACGCCCATAATGTGACCGAGGATGCCGATCTGGGCGTGCGTATCACCCGCGCCGGTTATCGCACCGAGATTATCGACATCACCACGATGGAAGAGGCGAACGGGCGGGCATGGCCTTGGGTGAAACAACGCTCGCGCTGGCTCAAGGGATTCGCGATGACCTGGGCGACGCATATGCGCGATCCCGCTGCGCTGCTGCGGGATCTGGGCGCGCGGCGGTTTTTGGTGCTGCAAATCATGCTGCTGGGGATGCTGGTGCAGACACTACTGGCGCCGCTGCTGTGGTCCATGTGGTTGATCGTGCTGCAAATCCCGCATCCCTTAACCGGCCTGCTGCCTGCATGGGTGCTGGTTTTTGCCGCCAGCGCGTTTATTGCGGCGGAACTCGTGCAGCTCGTCACCTTTTCCATTGGTGCGATCCGCGCGCGCAAAGCTTGGCTGATCCCATGGGCCCCCACGATGCACCTGTATTTCCCGCTGGCGACGCTTGCGCTGATCAAGGCGCTGGCCGAAATGGTGACCCGGCCGCATTACTGGGACAAGACGCAGCACGGATTTTACAAGCCGCCTGCCAGCTCGTGA
- the carA gene encoding glutamine-hydrolyzing carbamoyl-phosphate synthase small subunit, with the protein MSNTAKKPTACLALADGTVFYGFGFGATGQTVAELCFNTAMTGYQEIMTDPSYAGQVVTFTFPHVGNTGTTAEDDETGDPVAAGMIVKWDPTQPSNWRAQGDLEAWLTKKGRIGMGGLDTRRLTRAIRQQGAPHVALAHDPEGNFDVEALVAAARGFRGLVGLDLAKDVTCAQSYTWNEMRWAWPEGYAPQTAARHKVVAIDYGAKRNILRCLASAGCDVTVLPASATADDVLALNPDGVFLSNGPGDPAATGAYAVPMIQGVLERSDVPLFGICLGHQMLALALGAKTVKMNHGHHGANHPVKDVETGKVEITSMNHGFTVDSQTLPEGVIETHVSLFDGSNCGIRMLNRPVFSVQYHPEASPGPQDSYYLFERFADAMDQKKAS; encoded by the coding sequence ATGTCGAACACTGCCAAGAAACCGACGGCCTGCCTTGCTTTGGCAGATGGCACCGTCTTTTACGGCTTCGGCTTTGGCGCAACCGGCCAGACAGTGGCCGAGCTGTGCTTTAACACCGCTATGACCGGCTATCAGGAAATCATGACCGACCCGTCCTATGCGGGTCAGGTTGTGACCTTTACCTTCCCCCATGTCGGCAACACCGGTACCACCGCCGAGGATGACGAAACCGGAGATCCCGTGGCCGCCGGCATGATCGTGAAATGGGACCCGACCCAGCCGTCGAACTGGCGTGCACAGGGCGATCTGGAAGCCTGGCTGACGAAAAAGGGCCGCATCGGCATGGGCGGCCTTGATACCCGCCGCCTGACCCGCGCCATTCGCCAGCAAGGCGCACCGCATGTCGCCCTCGCCCATGATCCCGAAGGCAACTTTGACGTCGAGGCGCTGGTCGCCGCCGCCCGCGGCTTCCGCGGTCTGGTCGGTCTGGATCTGGCCAAGGATGTGACCTGCGCCCAAAGCTATACCTGGAACGAGATGCGCTGGGCCTGGCCCGAAGGCTACGCCCCCCAGACCGCCGCGCGCCACAAAGTCGTCGCGATTGACTATGGTGCCAAGCGTAACATCCTGCGCTGTCTTGCCTCGGCCGGCTGCGATGTCACCGTGCTGCCCGCTTCGGCGACCGCTGATGACGTGCTGGCGCTGAACCCCGATGGCGTCTTCTTGTCAAACGGCCCGGGCGATCCGGCCGCAACCGGTGCCTATGCCGTGCCGATGATCCAAGGCGTGCTGGAGCGCAGCGACGTGCCGCTGTTCGGGATCTGCCTTGGCCATCAGATGCTGGCGCTGGCGCTGGGGGCAAAGACCGTCAAGATGAACCACGGCCACCATGGCGCGAACCACCCCGTCAAGGATGTGGAAACCGGCAAGGTCGAGATCACCTCGATGAACCACGGCTTTACCGTCGACAGCCAGACCCTGCCCGAAGGCGTGATCGAGACGCATGTCAGCCTGTTCGATGGCTCGAACTGCGGTATCCGCATGCTGAACCGTCCGGTCTTTTCGGTGCAATACCACCCCGAAGCCAGCCCCGGCCCGCAAGACAGCTATTACCTGTTCGAGCGTTTCGCCGATGCCATGGACCAAAAGAAGGCCAGCTAA
- a CDS encoding GatB/YqeY domain-containing protein, whose amino-acid sequence MDLREKTTAAVKDAMRARDSARLSTLRLISAAIKDRDIDARGEGKDAISDADITVLLAKMVRQRQESASVYDSGNRPELAAKERAEIAVIEEFLPRQLDSAEVEAAIAAAIAATEAASLRDMGRIMDYLRVNYAGQMDFGKAGAIIKAQLNG is encoded by the coding sequence ATGGACCTGCGCGAAAAGACGACCGCAGCCGTGAAAGACGCCATGCGCGCCCGCGACAGCGCGCGCCTGTCGACCCTGCGCCTGATCAGCGCCGCCATCAAAGACCGCGACATCGATGCACGCGGCGAGGGCAAAGACGCGATCAGCGATGCCGATATCACCGTGCTGCTGGCGAAAATGGTGCGCCAGCGTCAGGAAAGCGCCAGTGTCTACGACAGCGGCAACCGCCCCGAGCTTGCTGCCAAAGAGCGGGCCGAGATCGCCGTGATCGAAGAATTCCTGCCGCGCCAACTGGACAGCGCCGAGGTCGAGGCCGCGATTGCCGCCGCGATTGCCGCGACCGAGGCTGCCAGCCTGCGCGATATGGGCCGGATCATGGATTATCTGCGCGTGAATTATGCGGGGCAGATGGATTTTGGCAAAGCGGGCGCGATCATCAAAGCCCAGTTGAACGGTTAA
- a CDS encoding LLM class flavin-dependent oxidoreductase: protein MQHYSILDLCQVTEGSTPSQALANSATLAQLAEANGYHRFWLAEHHNMPGVASAATAVVIGHVGAATKTIRLGAGGIMLPNHSPLVIAEQFGTLAQLFPGRVDLGLGRAPGTDQVTAHALRRNMSADDTFPQDVVDLMTYFSDDAGQLRVQAVPAAGTNVPVWVLGSSLYGAQLAAYLGLPYAFASHFAPDHLAQAVDVYRRTFRPSEHLEKPYFMMAMGLYAAESDAEAEFLKTSQVQTFARLRTGMPGLLPPPRNDIATLYPPSILQGADHALSVSAVGGRDKLRADIGRLIDAFAPDEIMAAGAVYDFEARKRSLEIGAEVMRDFI from the coding sequence ATGCAGCATTATTCGATTCTGGATCTGTGCCAGGTCACCGAGGGCTCGACGCCCTCGCAGGCCTTGGCCAATTCCGCAACGCTGGCGCAACTGGCCGAGGCGAATGGCTATCACCGCTTTTGGCTGGCCGAACACCATAACATGCCGGGGGTCGCGAGTGCCGCGACCGCCGTCGTGATCGGCCATGTCGGCGCGGCCACCAAAACCATCCGCCTTGGCGCGGGCGGGATCATGCTGCCGAACCACTCGCCTTTGGTGATTGCCGAGCAGTTCGGCACGCTGGCGCAGCTATTCCCGGGCCGTGTCGATCTGGGTCTTGGCCGTGCGCCGGGCACCGATCAGGTGACCGCCCATGCCCTGCGCCGCAATATGTCGGCGGATGACACCTTTCCGCAGGACGTGGTCGATCTGATGACCTATTTCTCGGATGATGCGGGTCAGTTGCGCGTGCAGGCGGTGCCTGCGGCGGGGACGAATGTGCCGGTCTGGGTGCTGGGCTCCAGCCTTTATGGCGCGCAATTGGCGGCCTATCTGGGGCTGCCCTATGCTTTTGCCTCGCATTTCGCGCCTGACCATCTGGCGCAGGCGGTGGATGTCTATCGCCGCACCTTCCGTCCGTCCGAGCATCTTGAAAAGCCCTATTTCATGATGGCGATGGGGCTTTATGCGGCAGAAAGCGATGCCGAGGCAGAGTTCCTGAAAACTTCGCAGGTGCAGACCTTTGCGCGGCTGCGCACCGGCATGCCGGGCCTGCTGCCGCCGCCGCGCAATGACATTGCAACGCTCTATCCGCCGTCGATCCTGCAGGGCGCGGATCATGCCTTGTCGGTGTCTGCCGTGGGCGGCCGCGACAAGCTGCGCGCCGATATCGGCCGCCTGATCGACGCCTTTGCCCCGGACGAGATCATGGCTGCAGGCGCGGTTTATGATTTCGAGGCGCGCAAGCGTTCGCTGGAAATCGGGGCCGAGGTGATGCGCGACTTTATCTGA
- a CDS encoding TetR family transcriptional regulator C-terminal domain-containing protein, with protein sequence MNSPVVSETTPAPKRSRIQRKNRALILKAGLEVFSQNGFRGATVDMIAQVAGLSKPNLLYYFHSKEEIYTTILADLLVEWLNPFRMLDPNGDPMDELMGYIRAKLAMARDFPQESRLFATEVIQGAPHIKSVLETDLRELVEAQSAILSKWMDEGRIARMHPVHLIITIWALTQHYADFDAQTRAILSGDDPFPDAAAHLELLFRKLLTP encoded by the coding sequence ATGAATAGCCCCGTCGTCAGCGAGACAACCCCCGCACCAAAGCGCAGCCGTATCCAGCGCAAGAACCGCGCCCTGATTCTAAAAGCCGGGCTCGAGGTGTTTTCCCAGAACGGTTTTCGCGGCGCGACGGTTGATATGATCGCGCAGGTCGCGGGCCTCTCAAAGCCGAACCTGCTGTATTATTTCCATTCCAAGGAAGAAATTTACACCACGATCCTTGCCGATCTGCTGGTGGAATGGCTGAACCCGTTCCGGATGCTGGACCCGAACGGCGATCCGATGGACGAGCTGATGGGCTACATCCGCGCCAAGCTGGCCATGGCCCGCGATTTCCCGCAAGAAAGCCGCCTGTTTGCGACCGAGGTGATCCAAGGCGCGCCGCATATCAAATCCGTGCTGGAAACCGATCTGCGCGAGCTGGTCGAGGCGCAATCCGCGATTCTATCGAAATGGATGGACGAGGGGCGCATCGCGCGGATGCATCCGGTGCATCTGATCATCACGATCTGGGCGCTGACGCAGCATTACGCCGATTTCGACGCGCAGACCCGCGCGATCCTGTCGGGCGACGACCCGTTTCCCGATGCCGCCGCCCATCTAGAACTGTTGTTCCGCAAACTTCTGACGCCCTAA